In Asterias rubens chromosome 17, eAstRub1.3, whole genome shotgun sequence, a genomic segment contains:
- the LOC117301286 gene encoding proline and serine-rich protein 3-like isoform X1, which produces METLFFQSHHGTNPFKDEPLPPAHYHPSLQKQLSGNEKQTKLSPTRPLKNVAISSSSSQARPVEKSSPAEREFLRKRNTMLAKELPTHDTPSPGNASSKFDESWPTSERPSTIDSPGDYQAPDSSIPAQSSEIHKVPGTSRNTQSSLSSTGTDYLAQWRNRSKPGAEVQQSKPIPAEGSTLAKYIQRFRYSEPKSRQERQQDKRATAAGKDFWWLSPPSRTSTPSDIGDFTSASSRDATQDRAPHRRVEGPGRREGYRGRVTSSSSGSITEGEGPGRQERYLRRVASTSSASPPEGILDTETEELQSRAEKLLERSESTILSEPAVSSEGLGFSPGSSDYQEPKYVPREVPRPSPQVHMGTGYQIAPRKALRPEEDILHQWRVRRRLEEARRQTLRPGLQRDALQPEKPHFEGTRLEEFRNRLKQQEHISQIKSGTRQTNPSKPMTQTLGTDPMPQTIATQTNGTLPSTVENSPVRDGDIFKGPGKCSQMLEGSVQREPVRPHAHNLHRKTGRDVDHQLNYEYANEAEMGKPIIASPSIKQTNQTVPPHLHMACDIIPCRQDPLLDKHQHGDIKQSKDSTSNKWMKLRYDERDSSRATKDVSTFDPTTLKADSRSIDDDSIHVKIPRPAMHPFPSQTSSGHATTATQEETPFPSMTSRANSRIIDDDPIHLKMPRPNPATHLQPSQTSSRYATTKNIIMGEPQDATSSQPTTSRAYIRPTDLDPIHLKMKMPRPAKHFVSSQVSSRHTIAEGESSLERTRQRLEFEEEEETVQDGEGDETMQSGDDTLRVTADEDSEASMKTTPSGSNADESHGPTTSLLGAAVGQVISDRLFTTPKNVAASPEWSTDTLPSMHSSLQSHDSRVVAADQGRFGGEEVKDGSSTSSDGEEFAEDELLQLLRRRRAQHENQLQELDHLILARTSVT; this is translated from the exons ATGGAAACACTGTTCTTTCAAAGCCATCATGG AACCAACCCGTTTAAGGATGAACCTCTACCTCCAGCTCATTATCATCCAAGTCTCCAGAAACAACTTTCAGGGAATGAGAAACAG ACAAAACTGAGCCCAACTAGACCGCTGAAGAATGTCGCCATCTCTTCATCCTCTTCCCAAGCCAGACCAGTTGAAAAGTCAAGCCCAGCAGAAAGAGAATTCCTCCGAAAAAGGAACACAATGTTGGCCAAAGAATTACCCACTCACGACACGCCAAGTCCTGGCAACGCATCATCTAAGTTTGACGAATCTTGGCCGACAAGCGAGCGACCATCAACGATTGATAGTCCGGGTGATTATCAGGCGCCTGATTCGTCAATCCCAGCACAGAGCAGTGAAATACACAAAG TTCCAGGAACCAGCAGAAATACCCAGTCTTCCTTGTCGTCAACTGGAACTGACTACCTAGCTCAGTGGAGAAATAGATCCAAACCAGGGGCTGAAGTGCAGCAATCAAAGCCTATACCAGCTGAGGGGTCTACATTGGCCAA GTACATCCAGAGGTTTCGCTACAGTGAACCGAAAAGCCGTCAAGAACGCCAGCAGGACAAACGAGCGACTGCCGCCGGCAAAGACTTCTGGTGGCTTTCTCCTCCCTCACGGACATCTACGCCTTCGGACATCGGAGATTTCACAAGTGCCTCATCGAGGGATGCAACACAAGACAGAGCACCTCATCGGAGGGTAGAGGGACCAGGGAGGCGTGAGGGTTACAGAGGGAGGGTAACATCATCCTCATCGGGGTCTATTACTGAGGGAGAGGGGCCAGGGAGGCAAGAGAGGTACCTCAGGAGGGTAGCCTCAACCTCATCAGCATCGCCTCCTGAGGGGATACTAGATACAGAGACTGAGGAGCTACAGTCAAGAGCAGAGAAGCTCCTTGAAAGAAG TGAGTCGACTATTTTAAGCGAGCCAGCTGTAAGTTCCGAAGGTCTAGGGTTCTCTCCTGGTTCTTCAGACTACCAGGAACCAAAATATGTCCCCCGAGAGGTACCCAGACCCAGTCCTCAGGTACACATGGGTACTGGGTACCAGATAGCACCCAGAAAGGCGTTACGCCCAGAGGAGGATATTCTTCACCAGTGGCGTGTTCGTCGGAGACTGGAGGAGGCTCGTAGACAGACATTGAGACCTGGACTGCAGAGGGACGCCTTGCAACCTGAG AAACCACACTTTGAAGGAACCAGACTGGAAGAATTTAGAAATCGCCTCAAACAGCAAGAGCATATTAGTCAAATAAAGTCTGGTACCCGCCAAACAAACCCTTCCAAACCAATGACACAGACACTGGGGACTGATCCAATGCCTCAAACTATAGCAACTCAGACCAATGGCACACTGCCCTCTACTGTTGAGAATAGTCCAGTCAGAGATGGAGACATTTTTAAAGGTCCTGGAAAATGTTCTCAGATGTTAGAGGGCAGTGTTCAGAGGGAACCAGTGAGGCCACATGCCCACAACCTGCATAGAAAGACAGGCAGAGATGTTGATCACCAGTTAAATTacgaatatgcaaatgaagctGAGATGGGCAAGCCAATCATAGCAAGCCCCAGCATCAAACAGACCAATCAGACCGTCCCTCCTCATCTGCATATGGCATGTGACATCATACCCTGCCGGCAAGATCCTTTACTGGACAAGCATCAGCATGGTGACATCAAACAAAGCAAAGACTCCACTAGTAATAAATGGATGAAGTTAAGATATGATGAAAGGGATTCATCAAGAGCAACCAAAGATGTGAGCACTTTCGATCCCACGACATTAAAAGCAGACTCTAGATCCATAGATGATGATTCGATCCATGTCAAGATACCACGCCCGGCAATGCATCCTTTTCCATCACAGACATCATCTGGACATGCTACAACAGCAACCCAAGAGGAGACCCCTTTCCCCTCGATGACATCAAGAGCAAATTCAAGAATCATAGATGACGATCCCATCCATCTCAAGATGCCAAGGCCAAACCCGGCAACGCATCTTCAACCCTCTCAAACATCATCTAGATATGCTACCACTAAGAATATCATCATGGGGGAACCCCAAGATGCGACCTCTTCCCAACCGACAACCTCAAGAGCATACATTAGACCCACAGATCTTGATCCCATCCATCTTAAGATGAAGATGCCACGCCCGGCAAAGCATTTTGTTTCCTCTCAAGTATCATCTAGACATACGATAGCTGAAGGAGAAAGCTCTCTGGAGAGAACTCGGCAGAGACTGGAGTtcgaggaggaggaggagacGGTACAAGATGGAGAAGGCGATGAGACCATGCAGTCAGGCGATGACACTCTGAGGGTTACGGCAGATGAGGACAGTGAAGCCAGCATGAAGACAACACCCTCAGGGAGTAATGCAGATGAATCTCATGGTCCGACAACATCCCTTCTTGGTGCGGCGGTCGGTCAG GTGATTTCAGATCGGCTTTTTACGACGCCAAAGAATGTTGCTGCTTCACCTGAGTGGAGTACGGATACCCTTCCCAGTATGCACTCCTCCCTCCAGTCACATGACTCCAGGGTCGTTGCAGCAGACCAAG GTCGTTTTGGGGGTGAAGAGGTCAAGGATGGGTCATCCACGTCTTCGGACGGTGAGGAGTTTGCAGAAGATGAGTTGTTACAGCTGCTGCGGCGACGTCGAGCGCAGCACGAGAACCAACTACAAGAATTAGACCATCTTATCCTTGCACGGACTAGTGTCACATGA
- the LOC117301286 gene encoding proline and serine-rich protein 3-like isoform X2, giving the protein METLFFQSHHGTNPFKDEPLPPAHYHPSLQKQLSGNEKQTKLSPTRPLKNVAISSSSSQARPVEKSSPAEREFLRKRNTMLAKELPTHDTPSPGNASSKFDESWPTSERPSTIDSPGDYQAPDSSIPAQSSEIHKGTSRNTQSSLSSTGTDYLAQWRNRSKPGAEVQQSKPIPAEGSTLAKYIQRFRYSEPKSRQERQQDKRATAAGKDFWWLSPPSRTSTPSDIGDFTSASSRDATQDRAPHRRVEGPGRREGYRGRVTSSSSGSITEGEGPGRQERYLRRVASTSSASPPEGILDTETEELQSRAEKLLERSESTILSEPAVSSEGLGFSPGSSDYQEPKYVPREVPRPSPQVHMGTGYQIAPRKALRPEEDILHQWRVRRRLEEARRQTLRPGLQRDALQPEKPHFEGTRLEEFRNRLKQQEHISQIKSGTRQTNPSKPMTQTLGTDPMPQTIATQTNGTLPSTVENSPVRDGDIFKGPGKCSQMLEGSVQREPVRPHAHNLHRKTGRDVDHQLNYEYANEAEMGKPIIASPSIKQTNQTVPPHLHMACDIIPCRQDPLLDKHQHGDIKQSKDSTSNKWMKLRYDERDSSRATKDVSTFDPTTLKADSRSIDDDSIHVKIPRPAMHPFPSQTSSGHATTATQEETPFPSMTSRANSRIIDDDPIHLKMPRPNPATHLQPSQTSSRYATTKNIIMGEPQDATSSQPTTSRAYIRPTDLDPIHLKMKMPRPAKHFVSSQVSSRHTIAEGESSLERTRQRLEFEEEEETVQDGEGDETMQSGDDTLRVTADEDSEASMKTTPSGSNADESHGPTTSLLGAAVGQVISDRLFTTPKNVAASPEWSTDTLPSMHSSLQSHDSRVVAADQGRFGGEEVKDGSSTSSDGEEFAEDELLQLLRRRRAQHENQLQELDHLILARTSVT; this is encoded by the exons ATGGAAACACTGTTCTTTCAAAGCCATCATGG AACCAACCCGTTTAAGGATGAACCTCTACCTCCAGCTCATTATCATCCAAGTCTCCAGAAACAACTTTCAGGGAATGAGAAACAG ACAAAACTGAGCCCAACTAGACCGCTGAAGAATGTCGCCATCTCTTCATCCTCTTCCCAAGCCAGACCAGTTGAAAAGTCAAGCCCAGCAGAAAGAGAATTCCTCCGAAAAAGGAACACAATGTTGGCCAAAGAATTACCCACTCACGACACGCCAAGTCCTGGCAACGCATCATCTAAGTTTGACGAATCTTGGCCGACAAGCGAGCGACCATCAACGATTGATAGTCCGGGTGATTATCAGGCGCCTGATTCGTCAATCCCAGCACAGAGCAGTGAAATACACAAAG GAACCAGCAGAAATACCCAGTCTTCCTTGTCGTCAACTGGAACTGACTACCTAGCTCAGTGGAGAAATAGATCCAAACCAGGGGCTGAAGTGCAGCAATCAAAGCCTATACCAGCTGAGGGGTCTACATTGGCCAA GTACATCCAGAGGTTTCGCTACAGTGAACCGAAAAGCCGTCAAGAACGCCAGCAGGACAAACGAGCGACTGCCGCCGGCAAAGACTTCTGGTGGCTTTCTCCTCCCTCACGGACATCTACGCCTTCGGACATCGGAGATTTCACAAGTGCCTCATCGAGGGATGCAACACAAGACAGAGCACCTCATCGGAGGGTAGAGGGACCAGGGAGGCGTGAGGGTTACAGAGGGAGGGTAACATCATCCTCATCGGGGTCTATTACTGAGGGAGAGGGGCCAGGGAGGCAAGAGAGGTACCTCAGGAGGGTAGCCTCAACCTCATCAGCATCGCCTCCTGAGGGGATACTAGATACAGAGACTGAGGAGCTACAGTCAAGAGCAGAGAAGCTCCTTGAAAGAAG TGAGTCGACTATTTTAAGCGAGCCAGCTGTAAGTTCCGAAGGTCTAGGGTTCTCTCCTGGTTCTTCAGACTACCAGGAACCAAAATATGTCCCCCGAGAGGTACCCAGACCCAGTCCTCAGGTACACATGGGTACTGGGTACCAGATAGCACCCAGAAAGGCGTTACGCCCAGAGGAGGATATTCTTCACCAGTGGCGTGTTCGTCGGAGACTGGAGGAGGCTCGTAGACAGACATTGAGACCTGGACTGCAGAGGGACGCCTTGCAACCTGAG AAACCACACTTTGAAGGAACCAGACTGGAAGAATTTAGAAATCGCCTCAAACAGCAAGAGCATATTAGTCAAATAAAGTCTGGTACCCGCCAAACAAACCCTTCCAAACCAATGACACAGACACTGGGGACTGATCCAATGCCTCAAACTATAGCAACTCAGACCAATGGCACACTGCCCTCTACTGTTGAGAATAGTCCAGTCAGAGATGGAGACATTTTTAAAGGTCCTGGAAAATGTTCTCAGATGTTAGAGGGCAGTGTTCAGAGGGAACCAGTGAGGCCACATGCCCACAACCTGCATAGAAAGACAGGCAGAGATGTTGATCACCAGTTAAATTacgaatatgcaaatgaagctGAGATGGGCAAGCCAATCATAGCAAGCCCCAGCATCAAACAGACCAATCAGACCGTCCCTCCTCATCTGCATATGGCATGTGACATCATACCCTGCCGGCAAGATCCTTTACTGGACAAGCATCAGCATGGTGACATCAAACAAAGCAAAGACTCCACTAGTAATAAATGGATGAAGTTAAGATATGATGAAAGGGATTCATCAAGAGCAACCAAAGATGTGAGCACTTTCGATCCCACGACATTAAAAGCAGACTCTAGATCCATAGATGATGATTCGATCCATGTCAAGATACCACGCCCGGCAATGCATCCTTTTCCATCACAGACATCATCTGGACATGCTACAACAGCAACCCAAGAGGAGACCCCTTTCCCCTCGATGACATCAAGAGCAAATTCAAGAATCATAGATGACGATCCCATCCATCTCAAGATGCCAAGGCCAAACCCGGCAACGCATCTTCAACCCTCTCAAACATCATCTAGATATGCTACCACTAAGAATATCATCATGGGGGAACCCCAAGATGCGACCTCTTCCCAACCGACAACCTCAAGAGCATACATTAGACCCACAGATCTTGATCCCATCCATCTTAAGATGAAGATGCCACGCCCGGCAAAGCATTTTGTTTCCTCTCAAGTATCATCTAGACATACGATAGCTGAAGGAGAAAGCTCTCTGGAGAGAACTCGGCAGAGACTGGAGTtcgaggaggaggaggagacGGTACAAGATGGAGAAGGCGATGAGACCATGCAGTCAGGCGATGACACTCTGAGGGTTACGGCAGATGAGGACAGTGAAGCCAGCATGAAGACAACACCCTCAGGGAGTAATGCAGATGAATCTCATGGTCCGACAACATCCCTTCTTGGTGCGGCGGTCGGTCAG GTGATTTCAGATCGGCTTTTTACGACGCCAAAGAATGTTGCTGCTTCACCTGAGTGGAGTACGGATACCCTTCCCAGTATGCACTCCTCCCTCCAGTCACATGACTCCAGGGTCGTTGCAGCAGACCAAG GTCGTTTTGGGGGTGAAGAGGTCAAGGATGGGTCATCCACGTCTTCGGACGGTGAGGAGTTTGCAGAAGATGAGTTGTTACAGCTGCTGCGGCGACGTCGAGCGCAGCACGAGAACCAACTACAAGAATTAGACCATCTTATCCTTGCACGGACTAGTGTCACATGA